The sequence GTCGTTTTATTTAAATAAATATTATTTAGATATTTCTCTAAAAATCCCCTCGCCTATGCTCGGGGATTTTGTATTTAAGTTTTAAAAAGATATTTAAGGATTTTGATCATACCCCGCTACCTGAATTTGAGATAAAGGTACCTGATACAAATAATCATTGGTTGTAATGGTGTAATTATAGTTTAAAGCAGCTGCTGCCTGATTGATGACAGTAACTCCTGTATTCCAACGTACTAAATCGTGCCAATACACACCTTCACCGGCAAATTCCACCCTTCTTTCTTTACGAAGTGCTGTTGTAAAATTAGCAGCAGATATCGATGTAGAAACCGGTGCAAGGCCTGCTCTCTGACGGATTTTGTTTAAATAAAAAACAGCTGCACTTGTATTTCCCTCATTATTTAAAATTTCGGCATACATCAACATAACATCTTCATATCGAATGATCGGGAAGTTAATTGGCCAGTCGTAGCGGTTGCTCAAAACAATTCCTTTTTCACGGAATTTTACGAAAAATTTAGCCTGATCAGGTTGTCCGTTTGTCCCAATAAAACTTGTTTTGATCGTTAAAGGAAGTCTCAAATCTCCCGGCTCATAAGTATCAATTAATGATTGAGAAACTCCCAATTCAGCCGAGCTGAATAAACTACCCTGCGCATTATAGTATGGATCAGCAGAACCAAAATTCGGTGACACATAGCTTGGTAAGTAAGAACCTTGTGACAAACCTCCACCGATATGCTGAATTTCAAAAATATGATACTTGTTATCATTTACACTTTTAAAAACATCTGCATAATTAGGAGCAAAAGTTACGAACTGCCCTTCCCCTGAATCACTGCAAATAAATGATCCTTCGCTTTCGCAACATAAGAGCCGTTATTGAGCGGATATCCTGACCCTGTAAGATAAATTCTCCCTAACATAGCGTGAGCTGCAGACTTCGTTATTCTTCCTTTATTTGCGGCGTCATACACATCTTTCAGGCCTGCTACAGATGCTTCAATTTCTGATGTAATGAAATTGTAAAGTGTCGCCAGATCTGTTCTTGGTATTTTAGCGGCCTCTTCAGGACTCACTGGTTTATCGATCAACGGAACTTTTCCAAAACTTCTCATCAACTCAAAATATGCGTAAGACCTTAAGAAACGAGCTTCAGAACGGTATTGTTCTTTAGTTGCCGGATTTGTAAACGGCACTGCATCTATTCTCACTAAAAGCGTATTTGCGTAAGAGATCTGCTGGTAAGCATCTTCCCAAAGAATTTCCATTTCGTCGGTAGAAGAAGTATCCTGAAAACGGTTGATTGCATAATAATCTCTGTTTCCGTTCTGCGAAATTGCATTAAAATTATTTGAGCGAACCTCTGATGCCAACAGATAAAAATTAACATCATAACCTCCTCTTGATGAAGCATTCACCATTGCTGAATACACTCCGGACAAAGCCTGCTGAATCTGCAATTCGGTAGTATAAAAGGAGTTTTGGGTAATATTATTTTCGGGTTCCAGCATCAAATCGTCTTCACAGCTGAGCATCCCCAGCATCATAGTTCCGCAAA comes from Chryseobacterium sp. 3008163 and encodes:
- a CDS encoding RagB/SusD family nutrient uptake outer membrane protein; translated protein: MSQGSYLPSYVSPNFGSADPYYNAQGSLFSSAELGVSQSLIDTYEPGDLRLPLTIKTSFIGTNGQPDQAKFFVKFREKGIVLSNRYDWPINFPIIRYEDVMLMYAEILNNEGNTSAAVFYLNKIRQRAGLAPVSTSISAANFTTALRKERRVEFAGEGVYWHDLVRWNTGVTVINQAAAALNYNYTITTNDYLYQVPLSQIQVAGYDQNP
- a CDS encoding RagB/SusD family nutrient uptake outer membrane protein, whose product is MKINKINTSLLQLNMKSLTKALICGTMMLGMLSCEDDLMLEPENNITQNSFYTTELQIQQALSGVYSAMVNASSRGGYDVNFYLLASEVRSNNFNAISQNGNRDYYAINRFQDTSSTDEMEILWEDAYQQISYANTLLVRIDAVPFTNPATKEQYRSEARFLRSYAYFELMRSFGKVPLIDKPVSPEEAAKIPRTDLATLYNFITSEIEASVAGLKDVYDAANKGRITKSAAHAMLGRIYLTGSGYPLNNGSYVAKAKDHLFAVIQGKGSS